The Pseudodesulfovibrio sp. zrk46 genome contains a region encoding:
- a CDS encoding DUF262 domain-containing protein, whose product MEANALSLSVIFGPTVQYRAPLFQRPYVWTEEDQWELLWNDLSELSNPTVELQQTLPYFMGAVVLEQLDSETGAPGARAIIDGQQRLTTVQVLMATLHDIFIKHYPDEFIVDDIKKLIINTSRQFADTYYQYKLWPTNLDREAYEIVMKATSPEDLTKHPIEGEGTIAEAYRYFYTKMNTWVEEKGEEGLPWLDRLFRIVTEKIRIVVIDMDKQDDAQTIFETMNARGTPLLPSDLVKNYLFKRLADENGHDLDEVYDRYWRPFDFQNGLWRKELKQGRLNRPALELFLQHYLVMEQAKEISATNLFKEYRAYSEAAEAGAHAQLARFHRYSQYFQSFLEAHDRNTFEGLFFHKLRTLDTTTVYPCLLWIYDSLEGQLERDQKLQAILQVIESFLIRRMVCQLTAKNYNNLFLELLTFLKKSQENCDASIIAQFFSSKDKDSGRWPNEEEFKEAWLTTPIYTQITRPRLRLILAELDKALKANKTEEHIVWHDTLTVEHLLPNSWEVHWPLNEEGMTTGEIFDAQQRRNLLKHSFGNLTFLNNSLNPAISNGPFEDKKREILKHTVLNLSRFLHEKNKWDEDSIIERGKDLFEIAKQIWPNDSKQLC is encoded by the coding sequence ATGGAAGCGAATGCTCTATCTCTATCTGTTATTTTTGGCCCCACGGTTCAATACAGAGCTCCACTATTCCAACGCCCATATGTTTGGACAGAAGAGGACCAATGGGAACTTCTTTGGAACGACCTATCCGAACTAAGCAACCCTACAGTAGAACTCCAACAAACTCTCCCATATTTTATGGGGGCTGTCGTACTAGAGCAACTTGATTCAGAAACAGGAGCCCCAGGAGCTAGAGCTATCATCGACGGACAACAGCGCTTAACGACTGTTCAAGTACTTATGGCTACACTTCATGATATTTTCATCAAACACTATCCTGACGAGTTCATTGTCGATGATATCAAGAAACTCATTATCAATACAAGCCGGCAGTTTGCAGACACATACTACCAATACAAGTTGTGGCCAACAAATCTAGATCGAGAAGCATATGAGATCGTAATGAAAGCGACTTCTCCTGAAGATCTAACTAAACACCCCATAGAAGGGGAAGGGACGATTGCTGAAGCATATCGGTATTTTTACACCAAAATGAATACATGGGTTGAAGAAAAAGGAGAAGAAGGACTTCCGTGGCTTGACCGTCTTTTCAGAATCGTCACGGAGAAAATCCGTATCGTCGTCATCGACATGGACAAACAAGACGACGCTCAAACTATTTTCGAAACCATGAACGCCCGAGGAACTCCTTTACTCCCTAGCGATTTGGTAAAAAACTATCTCTTTAAACGACTCGCTGACGAAAATGGTCACGATCTTGATGAAGTGTATGATCGATATTGGCGCCCTTTTGATTTTCAAAATGGTTTGTGGAGAAAAGAGCTTAAGCAAGGGCGTTTAAATCGTCCAGCATTGGAGCTTTTCTTACAGCACTATCTAGTAATGGAGCAGGCTAAAGAAATTTCCGCGACAAACCTTTTCAAGGAATATCGGGCTTACAGTGAAGCGGCAGAGGCCGGGGCTCACGCGCAGTTAGCAAGATTCCATAGATATTCACAATATTTCCAATCATTCTTAGAAGCACATGACAGGAACACTTTCGAAGGGTTATTCTTTCACAAATTAAGAACACTCGATACTACGACAGTCTACCCATGTCTTCTTTGGATCTACGACTCACTTGAAGGCCAATTAGAGCGAGATCAAAAATTGCAAGCAATTTTGCAAGTAATCGAGTCTTTCCTGATTCGCAGAATGGTCTGCCAACTAACCGCCAAAAATTACAACAACTTATTCTTAGAGCTGCTCACTTTTCTTAAAAAATCACAAGAGAACTGTGACGCTAGCATAATAGCACAATTCTTTAGCTCAAAAGATAAGGATAGTGGACGATGGCCTAACGAAGAAGAATTCAAAGAGGCTTGGTTGACGACTCCAATATATACTCAAATCACAAGGCCAAGACTTCGTCTGATTTTGGCAGAGCTCGACAAAGCGCTTAAGGCAAATAAAACAGAAGAACATATTGTCTGGCATGACACCTTAACTGTTGAACACCTATTGCCGAATAGCTGGGAGGTTCACTGGCCTTTAAATGAAGAAGGAATGACCACAGGAGAGATCTTTGATGCTCAACAGAGGCGTAATTTGCTAAAGCACTCTTTCGGCAACTTGACCTTTCTAAACAACTCTTTGAATCCTGCTATTTCCAATGGCCCATTTGAAGATAAAAAACGTGAGATTTTGAAACACACTGTGCTTAACTTGAGTCGCTTTTTACACGAAAAAAATAAGTGGGATGAAGATTCCATCATAGAAAGAGGTAAGGACCTTTTCGAAATCGCAAAGCAAATTTGGCCCAATGATTCAAAACAGCTTTGTTAA
- a CDS encoding DUF3987 domain-containing protein: MNSLNLDYLSNASQLDAALHYAEAGFPVFPCDRSKAPKVKTGFMAATTDLGQIRKWWTMWPGASIGIPTGAASGVFVLDIDMPNGPRDLDCLESEKGRLPDTLSQRTGSGGLHHFYAVPDGFKIKNKVRVAGTQIDVRGHGGYVIVPPSLHPSGNKYIWSDEHPVSDAPEWLFDWIAQDSVLKNKPTKEAKGTPYVEAAFDAEVRAVRQAPEGARNDTLNKAAYNLAQLVGAGELDQARVETALLEASNLPDIEKARTIKSGMDAGKAEPRSLSHSNVINSPADRKAEVDVMSFVSGNITPVQFDAHLPSPVSHDLVPGLLRDYCVALSEFVQVPFELALCAALGAISVAGQKKYKVEVFPGHSEPINIYSLCALPPGERKSAVVENCKAPLKKWEMENRQAMKETIEATSSERKTLLKAIEHRRSKAASASSSSDREKYIREIRELEQELPEVPVSPRLLADDFTPEALAEIMSEHDQKIGLIEAEGGIFETFAGRYTNGIPNIDGVLKFWGNESVSVDRKGKEPIYLGDPALTLCVCPQPDVVQGLAEKAGFKGRGLLGRLLYFMPQSRLGTRIINAPVMPERIKRAYEAMILGLLDTPWLLDSEGNRTHYLMHLDSEAKERRDDFAIEVEKQLLPEGEFEHMTDWAGKLPGMMVRIAALLQLSQQRGGNDLVITGPVMKAAIGIAAVLVEHAKKAFSLMGTDAAHESAKTILKWFQTRRLEEFSGREALRGVRGRFSKMAEVNAGLDVLVDRCYLYRQSSEKRGRGRKPSDTYVVNPYLMGE, translated from the coding sequence GGCTTCCCCGTTTTTCCTTGCGACAGGAGCAAAGCGCCTAAGGTTAAAACCGGGTTTATGGCGGCTACGACGGATCTGGGTCAGATTCGAAAATGGTGGACCATGTGGCCTGGAGCCTCCATTGGAATACCCACTGGGGCAGCCTCGGGTGTGTTTGTCCTTGATATTGATATGCCCAATGGCCCAAGGGACCTTGACTGCCTTGAAAGCGAAAAAGGCCGTCTTCCTGATACCCTTTCGCAGAGGACTGGCAGTGGGGGCTTGCATCATTTTTATGCCGTTCCTGACGGATTTAAGATTAAGAACAAGGTGAGGGTTGCTGGCACTCAGATCGATGTTCGTGGTCATGGCGGCTACGTAATCGTCCCTCCGAGCCTGCATCCCTCTGGCAACAAGTACATTTGGTCGGATGAACACCCCGTATCTGATGCCCCCGAATGGCTTTTCGATTGGATTGCCCAAGATTCGGTTTTAAAAAACAAGCCGACTAAAGAAGCAAAGGGAACACCCTATGTCGAAGCCGCATTTGATGCAGAGGTGCGCGCCGTGCGCCAAGCGCCTGAAGGAGCGCGAAATGACACTTTGAACAAGGCTGCTTACAACCTTGCCCAGCTTGTAGGGGCTGGCGAATTGGATCAGGCTCGTGTTGAAACCGCCCTATTGGAAGCATCCAATCTGCCGGATATCGAGAAGGCAAGGACGATCAAAAGTGGCATGGATGCAGGGAAAGCTGAGCCACGTAGCTTGTCGCATAGCAACGTGATTAACTCGCCTGCTGACCGGAAAGCTGAAGTGGACGTCATGTCATTTGTGTCTGGTAATATTACGCCTGTGCAGTTTGATGCCCATCTTCCTTCTCCTGTCTCTCATGACTTGGTTCCGGGCTTGCTGCGGGACTATTGTGTCGCCTTGTCAGAGTTTGTTCAGGTCCCGTTTGAACTTGCCCTTTGTGCCGCTTTAGGTGCGATTTCCGTTGCCGGTCAGAAGAAGTACAAGGTCGAAGTCTTCCCTGGCCACTCCGAGCCTATTAACATTTATAGTCTGTGTGCGCTCCCTCCCGGAGAGAGGAAAAGTGCCGTTGTTGAGAACTGCAAGGCCCCTCTTAAGAAGTGGGAGATGGAAAATCGGCAAGCCATGAAGGAAACTATCGAGGCTACCAGCTCTGAGCGAAAAACCTTGCTTAAGGCTATTGAGCACCGTCGAAGCAAAGCTGCGAGTGCTAGCAGTTCCAGTGACAGGGAAAAATATATTCGTGAGATTAGGGAACTTGAGCAGGAACTGCCTGAAGTTCCTGTCTCGCCGCGCCTGTTGGCCGATGATTTTACCCCTGAGGCCCTCGCCGAGATTATGAGTGAACATGATCAGAAAATTGGTTTGATTGAGGCTGAAGGCGGTATTTTTGAAACCTTCGCTGGCCGTTACACTAATGGCATCCCCAACATCGACGGAGTACTCAAGTTTTGGGGGAACGAAAGCGTTTCGGTGGACAGAAAGGGGAAGGAACCAATTTATTTGGGAGATCCGGCACTGACTCTTTGCGTCTGCCCGCAGCCTGATGTGGTCCAAGGGCTCGCTGAAAAAGCTGGATTCAAGGGGCGCGGACTGCTCGGACGCCTCTTGTATTTTATGCCTCAGAGTCGATTGGGAACCCGCATTATCAATGCTCCTGTGATGCCTGAGCGAATCAAGCGGGCTTATGAGGCCATGATATTGGGCCTGCTGGATACACCTTGGCTTTTGGATAGCGAAGGCAACAGGACCCATTACCTGATGCATCTTGATTCTGAAGCGAAGGAGCGCCGTGATGACTTCGCCATCGAAGTTGAAAAGCAGCTTCTTCCTGAGGGAGAATTCGAGCACATGACCGATTGGGCGGGGAAGCTTCCTGGCATGATGGTGAGGATCGCTGCTCTTCTTCAGCTGAGTCAGCAGCGAGGGGGGAATGATTTGGTTATTACCGGCCCAGTAATGAAAGCTGCCATCGGTATTGCGGCGGTCTTGGTAGAGCATGCAAAAAAGGCATTTTCTTTGATGGGAACGGATGCTGCCCATGAATCTGCCAAGACCATTTTGAAGTGGTTCCAGACTCGTCGATTGGAAGAGTTTTCTGGACGTGAAGCTCTTCGCGGTGTGCGTGGACGCTTTTCTAAGATGGCAGAGGTCAATGCCGGTCTCGATGTGCTTGTTGATCGTTGCTACCTTTACAGGCAGTCGTCTGAGAAAAGGGGGCGGGGCAGGAAGCCTTCTGATACCTACGTCGTGAATCCTTATTTGATGGGAGAGTAG